One Persicobacter psychrovividus DNA window includes the following coding sequences:
- a CDS encoding tol-pal system protein YbgF, translated as MSVLTKSISIKPFVLKLCLSIFCLFCALHAQAQYDTLVVKGNGLLLLNETKVQIESAKMLDDIYDFKFEDVDREYIHLKEKYGWHPLPYFLRGLAEWWKITVNFEDKSQDPVFQAYMDTSIVYARKLYEYERTSLEGAFFLSAAYAFEARLLSERKEWTKAANIAKQALNYLEICKGKGGMSPELLFGDGLYNYYAEWIPENYAMLKPIMWFFPKGDKDLGIRQLTEVTQTAFFTRTEGQIFLMRMLAGDGKDLQRATQISEYLHKTYQDNPYFERYLARMLYSTARYDQMEEVCFSILNKIEQKKYGYSADDGRYAAFFLGQLYHARMMYVESEKYYQMTVNFVKQNEAYDMGYFHYALLGLMDISGKQGDYSKAKEYYKQLKKYAKRGDAVSKAARMRIKRYKKMAKK; from the coding sequence ATGAGTGTTTTAACCAAGTCAATATCTATAAAACCATTTGTTTTAAAACTATGCCTGAGCATTTTTTGCCTTTTTTGTGCACTGCATGCACAGGCACAATACGATACTTTGGTCGTAAAAGGAAACGGCTTGCTGTTGCTCAATGAAACCAAAGTACAGATAGAATCGGCCAAAATGCTCGACGATATTTATGATTTCAAATTTGAAGATGTAGATCGTGAGTATATCCACCTTAAAGAAAAATATGGCTGGCATCCACTGCCTTATTTTCTGAGGGGACTGGCAGAGTGGTGGAAAATTACGGTGAATTTTGAAGATAAATCGCAGGATCCCGTTTTTCAGGCCTATATGGATACCTCCATTGTATATGCCAGAAAGCTGTACGAATATGAGCGGACTTCCCTCGAGGGGGCTTTTTTCCTCTCTGCGGCCTATGCTTTTGAGGCGCGCCTGCTCTCTGAGCGCAAGGAGTGGACCAAGGCGGCAAATATTGCCAAGCAGGCGCTCAACTATCTTGAGATTTGTAAGGGAAAAGGGGGGATGAGCCCAGAGCTGCTTTTCGGAGATGGGTTGTATAATTACTATGCTGAGTGGATTCCCGAAAATTATGCCATGCTCAAACCGATCATGTGGTTTTTCCCGAAAGGGGATAAGGACCTGGGGATTCGGCAACTTACGGAGGTGACCCAAACGGCCTTTTTTACCCGTACAGAAGGGCAGATATTCCTGATGAGGATGCTTGCTGGTGATGGCAAAGATTTGCAGCGGGCCACGCAAATCAGCGAATACCTTCATAAAACATATCAGGATAACCCTTACTTTGAGCGGTATCTTGCACGAATGCTGTATTCTACGGCTCGCTACGATCAAATGGAAGAAGTGTGCTTTTCAATCCTCAATAAGATTGAACAGAAGAAATACGGTTACAGTGCTGACGACGGGCGCTATGCGGCTTTTTTCCTCGGTCAGCTTTATCACGCCCGGATGATGTATGTTGAATCTGAGAAATATTATCAGATGACGGTCAACTTTGTGAAACAGAATGAAGCCTACGATATGGGCTATTTTCATTATGCTTTATTGGGGCTGATGGATATTTCTGGAAAACAAGGCGATTATTCCAAAGCAAAAGAGTACTACAAACAGTTGAAGAAATATGCCAAACGCGGAGACGCTGTTTCGAAGGCCGCCCGCATGAGAATCAAGCGGTATAAAAAGATGGCCAAGAAGTAG
- a CDS encoding PD-(D/E)XK nuclease family protein → MSQSSFLSQIAENILRDYPELEKITLIFPNRRAGLFLRKALSQQIDKAVWSPNVISIDDFIQNISPLKSQDPLALNFELFHVFQEVMYGTNPEAQQESFDQFYFWGQMLLKDFEDLDKYMVESEHLLKNVAELKAIDQQFDYLSEEEKALVTQFWSSFKDKNLQQAEQFQELWEKLPTIHRAFQQRLREKGMGYSGMIHQSVLEIIKQDDFSHQYGTIIFAGFNALTTTEQRIISHFVEKEDAKIYWDLDRYYYEDYAQEAGRFLREYRQDPILGKTLPPIYSPSDNNPYPDRAPDHFIAQKKEEEFPVEIIGVPLEVGQTKLTGDILSEIKAKILARGETFEEEKTAVIIPQEHMLFSVLHSVPEDFKSLNVTMGYPLRNTALYTFFELVCRLQQGATEGPLFPYKVALELLDHPYLSQSVAEDAQEKILELKKAIIHRNQSLVPLFLFQEMQLPIFDALFYKAPDVAHFSEYLTKLLLFINKSVLTEEFEDAAPEQEFVLKLYKELKKLEDLMATHTMNLQMETFIRLLRQVVQGVRVPFSGEPLLGLQIMGVLETRNLDFDQVIIMSMNEGAFPQAASKNSFIPYNLRKAFHLPTFEQHDAMYAYLFYRLAQRCKKMYMIHNTETDGNYKGEESRYLYQLRFESPFKLKEKVLALEPKVKQAEAIAIEKKGQVMEILKERYITKEYPLSPSAINTFLDCPLRFYFRYIAQLKEKEELKEELDMAATGTILHNALEALYKGLMKRTNSNTIMPKQIKEELMKSLPFEIEKGIREHYKINSDQHLKLAGNNVIVNEMLNKMGEKILETDIAYAPFEIVGLEMGRNKFIKVPFQYEGKKYDMKISGSIDRVDLKGKQLRILDYKTGKDDTSFPAVEDLFDRKKTKRSKVALQTLLYSMLYDHNYPDTNHEIVPAVYAIREMFSNNFDYHLKLKKTRIKDARPMMPEVMNHMQLLMNELFNSEIPFYQTEDEHKCTYCDFKQICRRG, encoded by the coding sequence ATGTCGCAAAGTTCTTTCCTCTCTCAAATTGCTGAAAACATCCTCAGGGATTATCCTGAGCTGGAAAAAATCACCCTGATTTTCCCTAACCGTCGTGCCGGACTGTTCCTGCGCAAGGCCCTCTCACAGCAGATCGACAAAGCGGTATGGTCGCCGAATGTCATCAGTATCGATGATTTCATCCAGAATATCTCTCCATTGAAAAGCCAGGATCCCCTGGCGCTCAATTTCGAGCTTTTCCATGTATTTCAGGAAGTGATGTACGGCACAAATCCTGAGGCGCAGCAGGAATCTTTCGATCAGTTTTATTTTTGGGGACAAATGCTTCTCAAAGATTTTGAAGACCTCGACAAATACATGGTTGAGAGTGAGCACCTGCTCAAAAATGTGGCCGAGCTGAAAGCGATCGATCAGCAATTCGATTACCTTTCCGAGGAGGAAAAAGCCCTCGTAACGCAGTTCTGGTCGAGTTTCAAAGATAAAAATCTACAACAGGCGGAACAGTTTCAGGAGCTGTGGGAGAAGCTGCCAACTATTCACCGTGCTTTTCAGCAGCGACTGCGGGAAAAAGGCATGGGATACAGTGGCATGATTCACCAGTCGGTATTGGAGATCATCAAACAAGACGATTTCAGCCACCAGTACGGCACCATTATCTTTGCGGGCTTCAATGCCCTTACCACCACAGAGCAGCGCATTATTTCTCATTTTGTAGAGAAAGAAGATGCTAAAATCTACTGGGACCTTGACCGCTACTATTATGAAGATTACGCCCAGGAAGCAGGGCGATTTCTGCGGGAATACCGACAAGATCCGATCCTGGGCAAAACCCTTCCTCCAATTTATTCCCCTTCCGACAATAACCCTTACCCAGACCGTGCACCAGATCACTTTATTGCACAAAAGAAAGAGGAGGAATTTCCTGTCGAGATCATTGGCGTACCCCTCGAGGTCGGACAAACCAAATTAACCGGCGATATCCTTTCGGAAATCAAAGCCAAAATCCTTGCACGTGGGGAAACTTTTGAAGAAGAAAAAACGGCCGTCATCATCCCGCAGGAGCACATGCTTTTCTCGGTACTTCACAGCGTGCCTGAGGACTTCAAGAGCCTGAACGTAACAATGGGTTATCCATTGCGCAACACTGCGCTGTACACCTTCTTTGAGCTGGTCTGCCGATTGCAACAGGGCGCCACTGAAGGGCCGCTGTTTCCATATAAAGTGGCTTTGGAACTGCTGGATCACCCCTACCTGAGTCAATCTGTCGCAGAAGACGCCCAGGAGAAAATTCTTGAACTAAAAAAGGCCATCATTCACCGAAATCAATCTTTGGTTCCCCTGTTTCTGTTTCAGGAAATGCAGTTGCCGATTTTCGATGCGCTGTTCTATAAAGCCCCTGATGTGGCTCATTTTAGTGAATACCTGACCAAGCTATTGCTGTTCATCAACAAATCTGTACTTACCGAGGAGTTTGAAGATGCAGCGCCTGAACAGGAATTTGTACTGAAGTTATATAAAGAGCTGAAAAAGCTGGAAGACCTCATGGCTACACATACCATGAATTTACAAATGGAAACCTTCATCCGCCTGCTCCGCCAGGTGGTTCAGGGCGTTCGTGTTCCGTTCAGTGGAGAGCCTCTTCTCGGCTTGCAAATTATGGGGGTACTGGAAACCCGTAACCTGGATTTTGATCAGGTGATTATCATGTCTATGAATGAAGGAGCTTTTCCGCAGGCCGCTTCCAAAAACTCTTTCATCCCCTACAATCTCCGCAAGGCATTTCACCTGCCTACTTTCGAGCAACACGATGCCATGTACGCCTATCTGTTTTACCGCCTGGCACAGCGCTGTAAAAAAATGTACATGATTCACAATACAGAAACAGACGGCAACTACAAAGGAGAGGAAAGTCGATATCTTTATCAACTGCGTTTTGAGTCACCTTTCAAACTGAAAGAAAAAGTGTTGGCGCTGGAGCCGAAAGTAAAACAGGCCGAAGCCATTGCGATAGAGAAAAAAGGGCAGGTCATGGAGATTCTGAAAGAACGCTACATAACGAAAGAGTACCCACTTTCCCCCTCGGCGATCAATACATTTCTCGACTGCCCACTGCGCTTCTATTTCCGATACATTGCCCAGCTCAAGGAAAAGGAGGAACTCAAGGAGGAGCTCGATATGGCCGCCACAGGGACAATTCTCCATAATGCACTCGAGGCGCTTTATAAAGGCTTGATGAAAAGGACAAACTCCAACACCATCATGCCGAAGCAAATTAAAGAGGAACTGATGAAATCGCTGCCTTTTGAAATTGAAAAAGGCATCAGGGAACATTATAAAATCAACAGCGATCAGCACCTGAAACTGGCAGGGAATAATGTGATTGTGAATGAGATGCTCAATAAAATGGGCGAAAAAATCCTGGAAACCGACATCGCTTATGCTCCTTTTGAAATTGTCGGACTGGAGATGGGGCGCAATAAATTCATTAAGGTGCCCTTTCAGTATGAAGGAAAGAAATATGACATGAAAATTTCTGGAAGCATCGACCGTGTGGACTTAAAGGGAAAACAGCTGCGGATTCTGGACTATAAAACAGGGAAGGACGACACCAGCTTCCCTGCCGTTGAGGACCTTTTTGACCGTAAAAAAACCAAGCGCTCCAAAGTCGCTTTGCAGACCTTACTTTACAGTATGCTTTACGATCATAATTACCCAGACACCAACCACGAAATTGTTCCAGCGGTATATGCGATCCGTGAGATGTTCTCCAATAATTTTGACTATCATTTGAAGCTCAAAAAAACACGCATTAAAGATGCGCGTCCAATGATGCCCGAAGTGATGAACCATATGCAGCTCCTGATGAATGAGTTGTTCAACAGTGAAATCCCTTTTTACCAAACGGAAGATGAGCACAAATGCACCTATTGCGATTTTAAACAGATTTGCCGCCGAGGATAA
- a CDS encoding gliding motility lipoprotein GldH, which yields MKCSKIIIFALLTCCWACGPNHVYEAMHKFEDQQWQDQDAPVFDFSIADPAETYDVTCLIRNTLEYPKHNIYLTYTLEDSTGQVLDSELLKKDLFDATTGRPLGKGMGDIYDHEFALKTDFRFPHRGGYRLKLQQFVRNEGTSLPNIVAVGVRVLKKEK from the coding sequence ATGAAGTGCTCAAAGATAATCATCTTCGCCCTGCTAACATGCTGTTGGGCTTGTGGCCCGAACCATGTCTATGAGGCGATGCATAAATTTGAAGACCAGCAGTGGCAAGATCAGGACGCACCTGTTTTTGATTTCTCCATTGCTGATCCTGCGGAAACTTACGACGTCACCTGCTTGATCAGGAATACGCTGGAGTACCCGAAGCACAACATTTACCTGACCTATACGCTCGAAGACAGCACTGGTCAGGTTTTGGATTCTGAACTGCTCAAAAAAGACCTTTTTGATGCCACCACTGGCAGGCCACTGGGTAAAGGAATGGGCGACATCTACGATCATGAGTTTGCGCTCAAGACCGATTTCCGCTTCCCCCACCGTGGTGGCTACCGTCTGAAATTGCAGCAGTTTGTCCGCAATGAAGGCACCAGCCTACCCAACATTGTTGCTGTGGGTGTCCGTGTTCTCAAAAAAGAAAAATAA
- a CDS encoding regulatory iron-sulfur-containing complex subunit RicT, with the protein MEECTTCGTDNEHAEGCGSQGSCSSGGCNKMNSFDWLSNMELPVDKEYDVIEVRFKNGRKDFFRNIHSLPITTGEAVIVDVPNGHHLGYVSMMGELVRLQMRKKKVEDNEEIRPIYRVASEKDFNKFYEVKKRETPTLFRTREIIERLSLNMKLTDIEYQADNTKATFYYSADERVDFRELIKVLASEFKIRVEMRQISLRQEAGRLGGIGSCGRELCCSTWLNEFKSVSTSSARYQNLSLNPSKLSGQCGRLKCCLNYELETYLEALQHIPEITVPLVTEKGEARLQKTDIFRRIMWFGYESENSWYSIPIDRVLEIIRMNKNGKFPATLESDVQQAIDTQGAFASDLDKLDKKYSNAEPKRRKKKRRKKPEDQGAQGQNNRTNAEGRSGEQEDKGNRNNDRPNNRRRQARPQRRRPEGNKEQKTQQGQHNQKPEAKTDGKGTAIPPRQKMRPQQSDAQSPKDASAEGGAKVAKEGGEQKRRRNFNRRRKPNNRGPKPNTNSNNSND; encoded by the coding sequence ATGGAAGAATGTACCACTTGTGGGACTGACAATGAGCATGCTGAAGGCTGTGGAAGCCAAGGCTCCTGCAGTTCTGGGGGTTGCAATAAAATGAATTCCTTTGACTGGCTTTCCAATATGGAATTGCCCGTGGACAAGGAGTATGATGTAATAGAAGTTCGCTTTAAAAACGGACGCAAAGACTTTTTCAGAAATATCCACAGCTTGCCAATCACAACTGGCGAGGCGGTAATTGTAGATGTACCCAATGGCCACCACTTGGGCTATGTATCAATGATGGGCGAATTGGTTCGCTTACAGATGCGTAAGAAAAAAGTGGAGGACAACGAGGAGATTCGCCCAATCTACCGTGTGGCGAGTGAGAAAGATTTCAATAAATTTTACGAGGTTAAGAAGAGAGAAACGCCCACCCTGTTCCGTACAAGGGAGATTATTGAGCGCTTGAGCTTGAATATGAAGCTGACTGACATTGAATATCAGGCAGATAATACCAAAGCGACCTTTTACTATTCTGCCGATGAGCGTGTCGATTTCCGTGAGCTGATCAAAGTGCTGGCTTCGGAGTTCAAAATCCGTGTAGAGATGCGTCAGATCAGCTTGCGTCAAGAAGCAGGTCGATTGGGCGGTATTGGCTCTTGTGGTCGTGAGCTCTGTTGTTCGACTTGGTTGAATGAATTCAAAAGTGTCTCCACTTCCTCTGCCCGTTACCAAAACCTTTCGCTAAATCCAAGTAAGCTTTCTGGGCAGTGTGGCCGTTTGAAATGTTGCCTGAATTACGAGCTGGAAACCTATCTCGAAGCATTGCAGCATATTCCTGAAATTACCGTACCACTGGTGACGGAAAAGGGAGAAGCACGCCTGCAGAAAACGGATATTTTCCGCCGAATCATGTGGTTCGGTTACGAGAGTGAAAACTCATGGTATTCTATTCCGATTGATCGTGTTCTGGAGATTATCCGCATGAACAAAAACGGAAAATTCCCTGCAACACTTGAGTCGGATGTGCAACAAGCCATTGATACGCAAGGCGCCTTTGCGAGTGACCTCGACAAACTCGATAAAAAGTACAGCAACGCAGAGCCGAAGCGCAGAAAGAAAAAGCGCAGGAAAAAGCCTGAAGATCAGGGAGCACAGGGCCAAAATAACAGGACTAACGCCGAGGGCCGATCAGGTGAGCAGGAAGATAAGGGCAACCGTAACAACGACCGTCCGAACAACCGCCGCCGACAAGCTCGACCACAGCGAAGAAGACCTGAAGGCAATAAAGAGCAGAAAACACAACAGGGACAGCACAACCAAAAACCTGAGGCAAAAACCGACGGTAAAGGAACAGCGATCCCTCCAAGGCAAAAAATGCGCCCGCAGCAATCTGATGCACAAAGCCCCAAAGATGCTTCGGCGGAAGGTGGCGCTAAGGTGGCTAAAGAAGGCGGAGAGCAAAAACGCCGACGCAACTTCAACCGTCGACGCAAGCCAAATAACCGAGGACCAAAACCGAACACCAACAGTAATAACAGCAACGATTGA
- the purD gene encoding phosphoribosylamine--glycine ligase, protein MNILILGSGGREHAFTWKIKQSPKCDRLFVAPGNAGTAEIAENVNIGVTDFEALGAFILKENIDLMVVGPEVPLVEGVRDFFEADEKYSQLKIVGPKKDGATLEGSKDFSKAFMQEYGIPTAAYQTFTAETIEEGLTYLDGMNTPIVLKADGLAAGKGVLICETHEDAKASFKEMLLEAKFGAASASVVVEEFLTGIELSVFVLTDGKDYVILPEAKDYKRIGEQDTGLNTGGMGAVSPVSFAGDEFMKRVEDRVVKPTINGLQDRGIDYNGFIFIGLMNDNGDPKVIEYNVRMGDPETQVVIPRIKSDFLDLLEAAANGQLGNTSYEVYDEIATTVVMVAGGYPEAYGKGDEITGIADVNTATVFHAGTKAEAGKTLTNGGRVLNITGKGDSLNAALENAYAGVNKISWDKANFRKDIGQDLLKLEK, encoded by the coding sequence ATGAATATCCTAATCCTTGGATCTGGAGGTAGAGAGCATGCTTTCACCTGGAAAATCAAACAAAGTCCTAAGTGCGACCGACTGTTCGTTGCTCCTGGCAATGCCGGAACAGCGGAAATCGCGGAGAACGTCAATATCGGCGTTACTGATTTCGAGGCATTGGGTGCTTTCATTCTTAAAGAGAACATCGATCTGATGGTGGTTGGCCCTGAGGTTCCTTTGGTGGAAGGTGTTCGTGATTTCTTTGAAGCAGATGAAAAATACAGCCAACTGAAGATCGTCGGACCAAAGAAAGACGGTGCTACTTTGGAAGGAAGCAAGGATTTCTCAAAAGCATTCATGCAAGAGTACGGCATCCCAACGGCGGCTTACCAAACGTTTACTGCGGAAACGATCGAGGAAGGTTTGACTTACCTGGACGGCATGAATACGCCTATCGTATTGAAAGCCGACGGCCTGGCTGCGGGTAAAGGTGTTTTGATTTGCGAAACGCACGAAGACGCCAAAGCATCTTTCAAAGAGATGTTGTTGGAAGCCAAATTCGGTGCAGCTTCAGCAAGCGTTGTGGTAGAAGAATTCTTGACAGGTATTGAGTTGTCGGTATTCGTTTTGACCGACGGAAAAGACTATGTGATTTTGCCTGAGGCCAAAGATTACAAGCGTATTGGTGAGCAAGACACAGGATTGAACACAGGCGGTATGGGTGCGGTTTCTCCGGTATCTTTCGCAGGTGATGAATTCATGAAGCGTGTCGAAGACCGCGTTGTAAAGCCTACGATCAACGGTTTGCAAGACCGTGGCATCGACTATAATGGTTTCATCTTCATCGGATTGATGAATGACAATGGCGACCCGAAAGTGATTGAGTACAATGTGCGTATGGGTGATCCTGAGACGCAGGTAGTAATCCCTCGTATCAAGTCGGACTTCTTGGATTTGTTGGAAGCAGCAGCCAATGGTCAGTTGGGTAATACTTCTTATGAGGTTTATGATGAAATCGCTACAACCGTTGTAATGGTAGCAGGTGGTTATCCTGAGGCTTATGGCAAAGGAGATGAAATCACAGGTATCGCTGATGTAAACACGGCAACGGTTTTCCATGCAGGAACCAAAGCGGAAGCAGGCAAAACATTGACCAACGGTGGCCGTGTGTTGAACATCACAGGTAAAGGCGACAGCTTGAATGCCGCTTTGGAAAATGCTTATGCGGGCGTAAACAAAATCTCTTGGGACAAAGCGAATTTCCGTAAGGATATCGGTCAGGATTTGTTGAAGTTGGAAAAATAG